The following are encoded in a window of Megalopta genalis isolate 19385.01 chromosome 6, iyMegGena1_principal, whole genome shotgun sequence genomic DNA:
- the LOC117222227 gene encoding translation machinery-associated protein 16 isoform X2, translating to MKKEYLKAKKIAHPSSRKSIAIVKKTKKISNRQKAKVAGLIKQNLIGEKMLWIQEHMVPDVCPYTPELVARLLEMYIGRNDEELEQINIKHSIGGRKNRQHASREDVLRMTKERELEEYNTCGIEIPDILNASQCSMLKNWNGELRYLTNFKFRRFGRKHLNDALQKASK from the exons ATGAAAAAGGAATACTTGAAGGCTAAGAAAATTGCCCATCCAAGTAGTAGAAAATCTATTGCCATTGTAAAAAAAACTAAGAA AATCTCGAATAGGCAGAAAGCAAAAGTAGCAGGCTTAATAAAACAGAATCTAATAGGAGAGAAAATGTTGTGGATACAGGAACATATGGTACCAGATGTTTGCCCTTACACTCCTGAATTAGTTGCTCGATTGTTAGAAAT GTACATAGGAAGAAATGACGAAGAATTAgaacaaattaatataaaacattcAATAGGTGGAAGGAAGAATAGACAACACGCAAGTAGAGAAGATGTGTTAAGGATGACCAAGGAACGTGAATTAGAAGAGTATAATACGTGTGGAATAG AAATTCCTGATATTTTAAATGCATCTCAATGCAGCATGTTAAAAAACTGGAATGGCGAGTTAAGATATTTGACCaatttcaaattcaggagatTTGGCAGGAAGCATTTAAATGATGCATTACAAAAGGCAAGCAAATAA
- the LOC117222227 gene encoding translation machinery-associated protein 16 isoform X1 has protein sequence MSTAMKKEYLKAKKIAHPSSRKSIAIVKKTKKISNRQKAKVAGLIKQNLIGEKMLWIQEHMVPDVCPYTPELVARLLEMYIGRNDEELEQINIKHSIGGRKNRQHASREDVLRMTKERELEEYNTCGIEIPDILNASQCSMLKNWNGELRYLTNFKFRRFGRKHLNDALQKASK, from the exons ATG TCTACTGCAATGAAAAAGGAATACTTGAAGGCTAAGAAAATTGCCCATCCAAGTAGTAGAAAATCTATTGCCATTGTAAAAAAAACTAAGAA AATCTCGAATAGGCAGAAAGCAAAAGTAGCAGGCTTAATAAAACAGAATCTAATAGGAGAGAAAATGTTGTGGATACAGGAACATATGGTACCAGATGTTTGCCCTTACACTCCTGAATTAGTTGCTCGATTGTTAGAAAT GTACATAGGAAGAAATGACGAAGAATTAgaacaaattaatataaaacattcAATAGGTGGAAGGAAGAATAGACAACACGCAAGTAGAGAAGATGTGTTAAGGATGACCAAGGAACGTGAATTAGAAGAGTATAATACGTGTGGAATAG AAATTCCTGATATTTTAAATGCATCTCAATGCAGCATGTTAAAAAACTGGAATGGCGAGTTAAGATATTTGACCaatttcaaattcaggagatTTGGCAGGAAGCATTTAAATGATGCATTACAAAAGGCAAGCAAATAA
- the LOC117222241 gene encoding uncharacterized protein LOC117222241, translating into MMSPSACLNDTEVELLLRTICDHSFRYYSLREHEGNKFICDDIPGFTLLSTSADGLWENKLKDLCNYYLDEIGESILYERWQEWCNDDESSAELSDVICRNEMSLLRDCRNMKNPEKYGFPSNTYNAKVKITATYYDKYGGRS; encoded by the exons ATGATGTCACCAAGTGCGTGTTTAAACGACACTGAAGTCGAACTCCTTTTGAGAACCATCTGCGACCACTCGTTCAGATA CTACAGTCTCAGAGAACACGAGGGGAACAAATTCATTTGCGACGACATACCCGGCTTCACTTTATTGTCCACGTCAGCGGACGGACTTTGGGAAAACAA ACTGAAGGATCTATGCAATTATTACCTGGATGAAATCGGCGAATCGATATTATACGAACGATGGCAGGAATGGTGCAACGACGACGAAAGCTCTGCCGAATTGTCGGACGTTATATGCCG AAACGAAATGAGTTTGCTGCGAGACtgcagaaatatgaaaaatccgGAGAAGTATGGATTCCCTTCGAACACCTACAACGCTAAAGTGAAAATCACTGCGACATATTATGACAAATACGGTGGGCGCTCCTAA
- the LOC117222261 gene encoding glutamate receptor ionotropic, delta-2 isoform X1 yields MRTRFFLTTFCMVTSTCILPSPLTLQLILEFAKWKSWDQIVLFDNLGSLDCVFTYARPLFACLAEKGIAVSIQSAINPNIPDALIIRKHRIGSIVLLDGLNLTSPENVLHVASQKFLFNYYISWLMITTRNTDTTIDTVLRHLNIGIDSDVIIATSSLSSSPTIQNLSRTILRRSHRCLKHYASHFKYQELPLAMRSLENATLNLNYTILENRTVIFYFVHVYKIRHSDNTSLVTNFLGTWNPHSLLLKIPTSVKLRNDFKGMPIVFGVLNGTIDGQMDISNQLEANDILPLLDFASFVTSSVNASIELVPHEKLGTLNNKVWSNLLGDVVTGAVDIGLGYITVNEERQAEMTFSHPLIRYMRNIYYHPLESRTMRDIFRQPFNNYLLGCVASTYVAILFTMGLIIYTAKSILHSEEEKHVGIGETALLCISIMCMQGSAWTPRNPSGKTVLLFSLMFALVTYNAYAGFITSILSVQASGIKSINDLLSHNFKLGYSITDDEYIRNVNDSSLRELYISAFNNRESRLDTTFGLTKAAQGQYGFFVSATLARRALRTTLIQERCTLKELPLPQTFTMVALPMAHSCPYKKIINLNILKIRERGVQNRITERMLPEMPQCKSSTTFHSARLADVYSAFFILIAGGLTAISIWIAERIWNKRQQMKDVIVRRMRQRHLMSSLSHLPHLPHFHHLHLHSHRKRQNDLRLSDGTQYGQTKAKENFVAGPSTPDLRTSGGPSKMRDALGTDHTDEKIDRSCLDSRLQNRRRQAGLTRAKLSDLLTKYRRDEKNNSNDSSLVFPFHE; encoded by the exons ATGAGAACAAGATTCTTTTTAACGACATTCTGCATGGTGACGAGTACGTGCATCTTGCCATCTCCGTTGACGTTGCAACTGATACTCGAATTCGCGAAATGGAAGTCGTGGGACCAGATAGTACTGTTCGACAATCTGGGTTCCTTGG ACTGTGTGTTCACCTACGCAAGACCCTTATTTGCGTGTCTTGCTGAAAAAGGAATCGCCGTATCAATTCAGTCAGCTATCAATCCAAATATACCCGACGCCCTCATTATCCGGAAACACCGAATTGGATCGATCGTGCTGTTGGATGGACTGAACCTAACGTCCCCCGAGAATGTTCTTCACGTG GCCTCCCAGAAGTTTCTGTTCAATTATTACATCTCCTGGCTGATGATCACAACTAGGAATACCGATACGACCATCGACACAGTGCTTCGGCATTTGAATATCGGCATTGATAGCGACGTTATCATTGCCACGTCTTCCTTGTCATCATCTCCCACGATTCAGAACTTGTCACGAACAATCTTGAGAAG GTCTCATCGTTGTCTGAAACATTATGCGAGTCACTTTAAATATCAGGAGCTACCGCTGGCAATGCGGTCTCTTGAGAACGCGACTTTGAATCTGAACTACACCATCTTGGAGAATCGGACAGTGATATTCTACTTCGTCCATGTATATAAAATTCGGCATTCGGATAACACCAGCCTGGTGACGAATTTTCTCGGTACCTGGAATCCACATTCTTTGTTGTTGAAGATTCCGACCAGTGTCAAGCTCAGAAACGACTTCAAAGGGATGCCGATCGTTTTCGGTGTGTTAAATGGAACGATCGACGGACAAATGGACATTTCCAATCAGTTGGAAGCAAACGATATCTTACCGCTTCTTGACTTTGCGAGCTTCGTCACGAGCAGCGTTAATGCAAG CATAGAATTGGTGCCCCACGAGAAACTGGGTACCTTGAATAACAAAGTTTGGAGCAATCTTCTTGGCGATGTCGTTACAGGAGCTGTTGATATAGGGCTGGGATATATAACCGTCAACGAGGAACGACAAGCGGAAATGACGTTTAGCCATCCTCTTATTCGATACAT GAGAAACATATATTATCATCCGTTGGAGAGTCGAACGATGAGAGATATATTTCGTCAACCTTTCAACAACTATCTCCTTGGATGCGTGGCCTCCACGTACGTCGCCATTTTGTTTACGATGGGgctaatcatttataccgcgAAAAGTATTCTTCATTCTGAAGAGGAGAAACATGTTGGCATTGGGGAGACCGCTTTATTGTGCATTAGCATAATGTGCATGCAAG GTTCTGCGTGGACACCTCGCAATCCGTCAGGGAAGACTGTTTTATTATTTAGCCTGATGTTCGCATTAGTAACGTACAACGCCTATGCTGGTTTTATTACCTCCATATTATCGGTCCAAGCAAGTGGCATTAAGTCAATTAACGATCTCCTCTCACACAACTTTAAATTAGGATACAGCATAaccgacgacgagtatattcgg AATGTGAACGATAGCAGCCTTCGCGAGCTTTACATAAGCGCGTTCAACAATCGAGAATCTCGGTTAGATACCACTTTCGGTCTGACGAAAGCAGCACAGGGACAATACGGTTTCTTCGTCAGCGCCACCCTCGCGCGGCGTGCTCTCCGAACGACGTTAATACAAGAACGATGTACCCTGAAGGAACTGCCACTTCCTCAAACCTTCACGATGGTTGCTCTACCAATGGCTCACTCATGCCCCTACAAAAAGATTATTAATCTAAA CATTCTGAAAATACGTGAACGAGGCGTTCAGAATCGGATCACGGAACGAATGTTACCGGAAATGCCACAATGCAAATCGTCGACCACCTTCCATAGCGCCAGGCTGGCTGACGTCTACTCTGCCTTCTTCATTCTGATCGCTGGCGGACTGACAGCAATTTCGATCTGGATTGCCGAGAGGATCTGGAACAAGAGGCAGCAGATGAAGGACGTTATAGTTCGAAGGATGCGTCAGCGTCATCTGATGTCGAGCCTGTCACACTTGCCCCATCTACCACATTTTCATCATCTGCATCTCCATTCCCATCGCAAGAGACAGAACGATCTTCGACTTAGCGACGGGACGCAGTACGGTCAAACGAAAGCAAAGGAGAACTTCGTGGCGGGTCCTTCCACTCCTGATCTACGAACGTCTGGTGGACCATCCAAGATGAGGGACGCGCTTGGAACGGATCACACGGACGAAAAAATCGACCGTTCCTGTCTCGATTCACGATTACAGAACCGCCGAAGACAGGCCGGTCTCACCAGAGCGAAACTGTCTGACCTGCTGACGAAGTACAGACGCGACGAGAAGAACAATTCTAATGACAGTAGCCTAGTTTTTCCCTTCCACGAATGA
- the LOC117222261 gene encoding glutamate receptor ionotropic, delta-2 isoform X2 encodes MRTRFFLTTFCMVTSTCILPSPLTLQLILEFAKWKSWDQIVLFDNLGSLDCVFTYARPLFACLAEKGIAVSIQSAINPNIPDALIIRKHRIGSIVLLDGLNLTSPENVLHVASQKFLFNYYISWLMITTRNTDTTIDTVLRHLNIGIDSDVIIATSSLSSSPTIQNLSRTILRRSHRCLKHYASHFKYQELPLAMRSLENATLNLNYTILENRTVIFYFVHVYKIRHSDNTSLVTNFLGTWNPHSLLLKIPTSVKLRNDFKGMPIVFGVLNGTIDGQMDISNQLEANDILPLLDFASFVTSSVNASIELVPHEKLGTLNNKVWSNLLGDVVTGAVDIGLGYITVNEERQAEMTFSHPLIRYMRNIYYHPLESRTMRDIFRQPFNNYLLGCVASTYVAILFTMGLIIYTAKSILHSEEEKHVGIGETALLCISIMCMQGSAWTPRNPSGKTVLLFSLMFALVTYNAYAGFITSILSVQASGIKSINDLLSHNFKLGYSITDDEYIRNVNDSSLRELYISAFNNRESRLDTTFGLTKAAQGQYGFFVSATLARRALRTTLIQERCTLKELPLPQTFTMVALPMAHSCPYKKIINLKVFLYKRNLIVSWEYLNITIRLTDFH; translated from the exons ATGAGAACAAGATTCTTTTTAACGACATTCTGCATGGTGACGAGTACGTGCATCTTGCCATCTCCGTTGACGTTGCAACTGATACTCGAATTCGCGAAATGGAAGTCGTGGGACCAGATAGTACTGTTCGACAATCTGGGTTCCTTGG ACTGTGTGTTCACCTACGCAAGACCCTTATTTGCGTGTCTTGCTGAAAAAGGAATCGCCGTATCAATTCAGTCAGCTATCAATCCAAATATACCCGACGCCCTCATTATCCGGAAACACCGAATTGGATCGATCGTGCTGTTGGATGGACTGAACCTAACGTCCCCCGAGAATGTTCTTCACGTG GCCTCCCAGAAGTTTCTGTTCAATTATTACATCTCCTGGCTGATGATCACAACTAGGAATACCGATACGACCATCGACACAGTGCTTCGGCATTTGAATATCGGCATTGATAGCGACGTTATCATTGCCACGTCTTCCTTGTCATCATCTCCCACGATTCAGAACTTGTCACGAACAATCTTGAGAAG GTCTCATCGTTGTCTGAAACATTATGCGAGTCACTTTAAATATCAGGAGCTACCGCTGGCAATGCGGTCTCTTGAGAACGCGACTTTGAATCTGAACTACACCATCTTGGAGAATCGGACAGTGATATTCTACTTCGTCCATGTATATAAAATTCGGCATTCGGATAACACCAGCCTGGTGACGAATTTTCTCGGTACCTGGAATCCACATTCTTTGTTGTTGAAGATTCCGACCAGTGTCAAGCTCAGAAACGACTTCAAAGGGATGCCGATCGTTTTCGGTGTGTTAAATGGAACGATCGACGGACAAATGGACATTTCCAATCAGTTGGAAGCAAACGATATCTTACCGCTTCTTGACTTTGCGAGCTTCGTCACGAGCAGCGTTAATGCAAG CATAGAATTGGTGCCCCACGAGAAACTGGGTACCTTGAATAACAAAGTTTGGAGCAATCTTCTTGGCGATGTCGTTACAGGAGCTGTTGATATAGGGCTGGGATATATAACCGTCAACGAGGAACGACAAGCGGAAATGACGTTTAGCCATCCTCTTATTCGATACAT GAGAAACATATATTATCATCCGTTGGAGAGTCGAACGATGAGAGATATATTTCGTCAACCTTTCAACAACTATCTCCTTGGATGCGTGGCCTCCACGTACGTCGCCATTTTGTTTACGATGGGgctaatcatttataccgcgAAAAGTATTCTTCATTCTGAAGAGGAGAAACATGTTGGCATTGGGGAGACCGCTTTATTGTGCATTAGCATAATGTGCATGCAAG GTTCTGCGTGGACACCTCGCAATCCGTCAGGGAAGACTGTTTTATTATTTAGCCTGATGTTCGCATTAGTAACGTACAACGCCTATGCTGGTTTTATTACCTCCATATTATCGGTCCAAGCAAGTGGCATTAAGTCAATTAACGATCTCCTCTCACACAACTTTAAATTAGGATACAGCATAaccgacgacgagtatattcgg AATGTGAACGATAGCAGCCTTCGCGAGCTTTACATAAGCGCGTTCAACAATCGAGAATCTCGGTTAGATACCACTTTCGGTCTGACGAAAGCAGCACAGGGACAATACGGTTTCTTCGTCAGCGCCACCCTCGCGCGGCGTGCTCTCCGAACGACGTTAATACAAGAACGATGTACCCTGAAGGAACTGCCACTTCCTCAAACCTTCACGATGGTTGCTCTACCAATGGCTCACTCATGCCCCTACAAAAAGATTATTAATCTAAA AGTCTTTTTATATAAGCGAAACCTAATAGTCTCGTGGGAATATTTGAACATAACTATTAGATTAACTGATTTTCATTGA